GCGCAGCGCGGCGTGCGAGCCGAGCGCCGCGAGCTAGCTGAGCTCGCGAGCGAGCAGCTCCGGGCGCGCGAGGCCGAGCAGCGCGCAGGCGGCGGGGTTCGCATCCACGATCGCGCCGCTCTCTGCGTCGGCGGCGAGGAACGCGTCCGCGATGCGGTCGATCGCGCCGGGCACCGCACGGCGCGCGCTCGCCGTGACGATCCCAGCTGCGCGGCGCGCGGGCTGACTCGCCGCGAGCGCGGCGACGAACTGCGCACGCAGGGGCGCGAGCGCGGCCTGCGCCTTCAGCTCTAGCGGCGCGAGCCTCGCCACCGCCGCGATCCACGCATCGAGCGCGCGCGCGGTCCGCC
This genomic stretch from Deltaproteobacteria bacterium harbors:
- a CDS encoding PAS domain-containing protein, whose product is RTARALDAWIAAVARLAPLELKAQAALAPLRAQFVAALAASQPARRAAGIVTASARRAVPGAIDRIADAFLAADAESGAIVDANPAACALLGLARPELLARELS